In a genomic window of Mucilaginibacter sp. KACC 22063:
- a CDS encoding ABC transporter ATP-binding protein, whose product MVIQTNDLSFTFGNQQVVKSLSLQVPEGSIYGFLGPNGAGKTTTIKLLLNLLKTQHGSISLFGKDIQHNRSEILSQIGSLIEQPAIYAHMSGRENLLNRAMLLQVKRSRIDEMLDLVHLTEAAEKKAGKYSLGMKQRLGIALALLADPKLLILDEPTNGLDPNGIIEIRELLVKLVSQHGKTVFVSSHLLSEVEKMATHVGIINFGELLFQGEIRELDKISQPMVQIEVQDTADAANYLKRSGVNVADISNDLIIVPFTSKDNMASINKQLVEAGHTVYSIRKTQKDLEKLFLSITQKTQAA is encoded by the coding sequence CCGAGGGTAGCATATACGGTTTTCTTGGCCCAAACGGTGCTGGCAAAACCACCACCATAAAACTACTGCTTAACCTGCTGAAAACACAGCATGGCAGTATATCGCTGTTTGGTAAAGACATACAACATAACCGGTCTGAAATACTTTCGCAAATAGGTTCGCTAATTGAGCAACCTGCCATTTATGCGCATATGAGCGGCCGCGAAAACCTGCTGAACAGGGCGATGCTATTGCAAGTAAAGCGCAGTCGGATTGATGAAATGCTGGACCTTGTACATCTTACCGAGGCAGCCGAAAAAAAGGCTGGCAAATATTCACTGGGCATGAAACAACGTCTGGGTATTGCCCTTGCTTTGCTTGCAGATCCTAAACTGTTAATACTTGACGAACCAACCAACGGATTAGACCCGAATGGCATCATCGAGATACGCGAACTGTTGGTTAAGCTGGTAAGCCAGCATGGCAAAACCGTATTCGTGTCAAGCCATTTACTTTCTGAAGTTGAAAAAATGGCTACACATGTAGGCATTATCAATTTTGGTGAACTTTTATTTCAAGGCGAAATACGCGAGCTGGACAAAATTAGCCAGCCAATGGTACAAATTGAGGTGCAAGACACCGCCGATGCAGCTAATTACCTTAAACGCAGCGGCGTTAATGTGGCAGATATCAGCAACGATTTAATCATCGTTCCGTTTACTTCAAAAGACAACATGGCCAGCATTAACAAACAACTGGTTGAAGCCGGGCATACTGTTTACAGCATCCGCAAAACGCAAAAGGATCTTGAAAAACTTTTCCTTTCCATCACTCAAAAAACACAGGCTGCATGA
- a CDS encoding ABC transporter permease: MKGFLLSFHSEYYKSRKTLGFWCAIILPVLLCTLVTWGVYSKADRLSKLPPMMLWFTYTSIILNIMGSLLLPIYIVFVGYSVNNVEHKADTWKTLFSLPIPKWSVYAAKYFYALFLVFLCLLLFGLLTFIYGHILGMLNPGLHFKDYNAFSVIMQVYLKLFLSSLGILSIQFLLSLLWADFLKPMGIGFVGTIVGVIATTTKWQFAYLFPYSHPLLAIMSISLSVKKNAPIDVNIFNKEILVSLIVAVVVFIVGYFIVERKSVK, from the coding sequence ATGAAAGGCTTTCTACTCTCTTTCCATTCCGAATATTATAAAAGCCGCAAAACACTTGGATTTTGGTGTGCCATTATATTACCTGTTTTACTTTGTACCCTTGTTACCTGGGGAGTATACAGCAAAGCCGATCGCTTAAGTAAATTGCCCCCCATGATGCTATGGTTTACTTATACCAGCATCATACTTAATATAATGGGCTCTTTATTGTTACCTATATATATTGTATTTGTTGGTTATTCTGTTAATAATGTAGAGCACAAGGCAGATACCTGGAAAACCTTATTTAGCCTGCCCATACCTAAATGGTCTGTTTATGCAGCAAAGTATTTTTATGCGCTATTTCTGGTATTTTTATGCTTACTGCTTTTTGGGTTACTTACATTTATTTATGGCCATATACTAGGCATGCTAAACCCGGGTTTGCACTTTAAAGATTATAATGCCTTTAGTGTGATCATGCAGGTCTATTTAAAGCTGTTTTTATCGTCGCTTGGCATTCTCTCTATACAATTTTTACTTAGCCTGCTTTGGGCCGACTTTCTTAAACCTATGGGAATAGGATTCGTGGGTACCATAGTAGGGGTTATTGCTACAACAACTAAATGGCAATTTGCTTACCTTTTTCCATATTCGCACCCATTGCTGGCTATTATGTCAATATCTTTATCTGTTAAAAAGAATGCACCAATTGATGTCAACATTTTTAACAAAGAGATATTGGTAAGCCTTATTGTTGCCGTAGTAGTATTTATTGTGGGTTACTTTATTGTTGAACGAAAGAGTGTGAAGTAA
- a CDS encoding ABC transporter ATP-binding protein — MKLLLSYLSRHKWVVVLALVCAAFNIGFSLLDPYITGRIVDQVIEKRSQLAYEQYIHNVLLLVGAAIGVAMVSRIAKNFQDYFTNIITQKVGAQMYADGLKHSLELPYQVFEDQRSGETLGILQKVRTDNEKFITSFISVLFVSFIGMVFVIVYSITVSYKVTLVYFASIPVIAFVSMVLSRRIKTIQKTIVAETTSLAGSTTESLRNIELVKSLGLAKQEIERLNKTTYKILDLELRKVKYVRSMSFVQGTTVNLVRSTMVVVLLMLIFKQTISPGQYFSFLFYSFFLFNPLQELGNVMLAWREAEVSLGNFSRILSIPIDKKPAKPVLLEKVRKLTFNNVSFKHLTATRNALNHIGFETHTGETIAFVGPSGSGKTTLVKLLVGLYQPMEGDVLYNGIMSKDIDLDQLREKIGFVTQDTQLFSGTIRENLKFVRPDATDEECMNVLHRAACQSLLARADKGLDSVIGEGGVKVSGGEKQRLSIARALLRRPDLLVFDEATSALDSLTEEEITETIRDVSVLNDHITILIAHRLSTIMHADHIYVLEKGHIVESGKHQDLLAQKGLYYAMWRQQIGEKYTTEPITD; from the coding sequence ATGAAATTATTGCTTTCCTATTTATCCCGTCACAAATGGGTTGTGGTGCTTGCTTTGGTATGTGCCGCATTCAATATAGGTTTCTCTTTGCTCGATCCGTATATCACCGGCCGTATTGTTGACCAGGTGATTGAAAAACGCTCGCAACTGGCTTATGAGCAATATATCCACAACGTACTTTTATTAGTAGGCGCTGCTATAGGTGTAGCTATGGTATCGCGTATTGCCAAGAATTTTCAGGATTATTTCACCAACATAATTACCCAAAAGGTTGGCGCTCAAATGTACGCCGATGGCTTAAAGCACTCGCTCGAGCTACCTTACCAGGTATTTGAAGACCAGCGCAGCGGCGAGACCTTGGGTATATTACAAAAGGTACGTACCGATAACGAAAAATTTATTACCTCATTTATTAGTGTGCTTTTTGTAAGCTTCATTGGTATGGTATTCGTTATCGTTTATTCTATTACCGTTAGCTATAAAGTAACCCTGGTGTATTTTGCGTCTATCCCGGTAATTGCCTTTGTAAGTATGGTATTAAGCCGCAGGATAAAAACCATACAAAAAACCATTGTTGCCGAAACAACATCTTTGGCAGGTTCCACTACCGAGTCGTTACGTAACATAGAACTGGTAAAAAGCCTTGGCCTTGCCAAACAGGAAATTGAACGTCTGAATAAAACAACCTATAAGATCCTCGACCTTGAACTGCGTAAGGTAAAGTACGTACGCAGCATGAGCTTTGTACAGGGTACTACTGTAAACTTGGTACGCAGTACAATGGTAGTTGTCTTATTGATGCTGATCTTTAAACAAACAATATCACCGGGACAGTATTTCAGCTTTTTGTTTTATTCATTCTTCTTGTTCAATCCTTTACAGGAGTTAGGTAACGTAATGCTGGCATGGCGCGAAGCCGAGGTTTCTTTGGGTAATTTTAGCAGGATACTGAGTATCCCGATCGATAAAAAACCCGCCAAGCCGGTATTGTTAGAAAAAGTGCGCAAGCTTACATTTAACAATGTAAGCTTTAAGCACCTTACTGCTACCCGTAATGCACTTAACCATATTGGCTTTGAAACCCATACCGGCGAAACCATCGCTTTTGTAGGTCCGTCAGGTTCGGGTAAGACAACGCTGGTAAAATTGCTTGTAGGCTTGTACCAGCCAATGGAAGGTGATGTACTTTACAACGGTATCATGAGTAAAGACATTGACCTTGACCAACTGCGCGAAAAGATCGGTTTTGTAACACAGGATACGCAATTGTTTTCGGGGACCATCCGCGAAAATTTGAAATTTGTGCGCCCTGATGCTACCGACGAAGAGTGTATGAATGTATTACACCGTGCAGCATGCCAAAGCCTGCTTGCACGAGCCGATAAAGGGCTGGATAGTGTAATTGGCGAAGGTGGCGTAAAAGTATCTGGTGGCGAAAAGCAGCGCCTGTCTATAGCCCGTGCATTATTACGCAGGCCAGACTTATTGGTGTTTGACGAAGCGACCTCTGCGCTTGATTCATTAACAGAAGAAGAGATTACTGAAACCATCCGCGATGTTTCTGTGTTGAATGATCATATCACCATTTTGATCGCACACAGGCTATCAACAATAATGCATGCCGACCATATTTATGTGCTGGAGAAGGGCCATATTGTAGAGTCGGGCAAACATCAGGATCTGCTTGCACAAAAAGGATTGTACTACGCTATGTGGCGTCAGCAAATTGGTGAAAAGTATACGACTGAACCAATTACTGACTAA
- the frr gene encoding ribosome recycling factor, which yields MSELIKKQLNDAKALMDKAIDHTDNELSKIRAGKASPSMLDGISVDYYGTPTPLSQVGNVNTPDARTIIVQPWEKSLLTAIEKAIKEADLGINPQNDGVVIRLNVPPLTEERRRDLVKKVKAEAENGKVAVRNIRKDTNAKIQKLKSEGVSEDEIKTGEGEVQKLTDSYIVKVDKLTEAKEKDIMTV from the coding sequence ATGAGCGAACTCATTAAAAAACAGTTAAATGATGCTAAGGCTTTAATGGATAAAGCCATTGACCATACTGATAACGAATTAAGCAAGATACGTGCTGGTAAAGCAAGCCCATCAATGTTAGATGGTATTTCGGTTGACTACTACGGTACGCCGACCCCGCTTTCACAAGTAGGTAACGTAAATACGCCTGATGCCCGTACTATTATTGTACAGCCTTGGGAAAAATCATTGCTTACTGCTATTGAAAAAGCAATTAAAGAGGCCGATTTAGGCATTAACCCGCAAAATGATGGTGTGGTTATCCGCCTTAATGTACCGCCGCTTACCGAAGAGCGCCGCCGCGACCTGGTTAAAAAGGTAAAAGCAGAAGCTGAAAACGGTAAAGTTGCTGTTCGTAACATCCGTAAAGATACCAACGCTAAAATTCAGAAACTGAAATCTGAAGGCGTATCTGAAGACGAAATTAAAACCGGCGAAGGCGAAGTTCAGAAACTGACCGACAGCTATATTGTAAAAGTTGACAAGCTTACCGAAGCCAAAGAAAAAGATATCATGACGGTTTAA
- the pyrH gene encoding UMP kinase, with protein sequence MKYKRILLKLSGESLMGERQYGIDNNRVLQYAHDIKKVHDAGIEIAIVVGGGNIFRGLSAEKSGMERAQADYMGMLATVINCMALQSALEGIGVETRLQSAIKMEQICEPYIRRRAMTHLETGRIVIFGAGTGNPYFTTDTAASLRAIEIKADVVLKGTRVDGIYTADPEKDPTATRFDEISFAEVYDKGLNVMDMTAITLCQENKLPIIVFDMNKPGNFERIANGETIGTLVK encoded by the coding sequence ATGAAATACAAACGGATATTATTAAAGCTTAGCGGTGAATCGTTAATGGGCGAGAGGCAGTACGGTATTGACAACAATAGGGTATTGCAGTATGCTCATGACATTAAAAAGGTTCATGATGCGGGGATTGAAATTGCCATTGTTGTGGGTGGTGGTAACATCTTCCGGGGGCTAAGTGCAGAAAAATCGGGCATGGAACGTGCTCAGGCTGATTACATGGGGATGCTGGCAACTGTGATCAATTGTATGGCACTGCAAAGTGCACTGGAAGGTATCGGTGTTGAAACACGCCTGCAATCGGCCATTAAAATGGAACAGATCTGCGAGCCTTACATCCGCCGCCGCGCCATGACACATCTTGAAACAGGCCGTATTGTAATTTTTGGTGCAGGTACAGGTAACCCTTACTTTACTACTGATACTGCGGCATCGCTGCGTGCTATCGAGATTAAGGCTGACGTTGTATTAAAAGGTACCCGCGTTGACGGTATCTATACCGCCGATCCTGAAAAAGACCCAACCGCAACCCGTTTTGACGAAATATCTTTTGCCGAAGTTTACGACAAAGGTTTAAACGTAATGGACATGACAGCCATCACCCTTTGCCAGGAAAACAAATTGCCGATTATTGTATTTGATATGAACAAACCAGGCAATTTTGAACGCATTGCCAACGGCGAAACTATCGGAACACTGGTGAAATAA
- the nagA gene encoding N-acetylglucosamine-6-phosphate deacetylase has protein sequence MQTIFHNIRLINNGQIIAGKAIIVENEKIKAVVNESETAAEAGKIDCKGNYVSPGFLDLQIYGSGGQLFAGKPTTAALKQLEDDLIRQGTTGFFATIGTNTDEIVEQGIEAAKAYRQQAQGNFLGLHLEGPFLNVAKRGAHPAHLIQKATLDKVKRWIESAEGEIKMITIAPELQDQEVIDYLHSAGVVISSGHSNATYEQGKRFLNKPIPAVTHLYNAMPSMHHREPGYIPAIFEERPYTSIVADGIHVDFAMIRLAKRELVDKLFLITDAVTAATEGTYQHQFTGDRYVMPDGTLSGSSLTMLKAVQNCVDHVGIDLPEAINMATLYPARLAGLNKGRVAAGYDADLTIFNDTFDISLTCLNGKVYQF, from the coding sequence ATGCAAACCATATTTCACAACATCAGGCTTATCAATAACGGGCAGATCATTGCCGGCAAAGCTATCATTGTAGAAAATGAAAAGATTAAGGCAGTTGTCAATGAAAGTGAAACCGCTGCTGAAGCCGGGAAAATTGATTGCAAAGGCAACTATGTATCCCCCGGTTTCCTCGATCTTCAGATTTATGGTAGCGGTGGCCAGTTGTTTGCAGGTAAGCCTACCACAGCTGCGCTTAAACAATTGGAAGATGATCTGATTCGCCAGGGCACTACCGGATTTTTTGCAACCATAGGCACCAATACAGATGAGATTGTTGAGCAGGGAATTGAAGCTGCAAAAGCTTACCGCCAGCAGGCACAAGGTAATTTTTTAGGGCTTCACCTCGAAGGGCCTTTTTTAAACGTAGCCAAACGCGGTGCGCATCCGGCTCATTTAATTCAGAAAGCAACGCTTGACAAAGTTAAACGCTGGATTGAATCCGCCGAAGGCGAAATCAAAATGATAACCATCGCACCCGAGCTGCAAGATCAGGAAGTGATCGATTATTTACATAGCGCAGGTGTCGTTATATCATCGGGTCATAGTAACGCTACTTACGAGCAGGGCAAGCGTTTCCTGAATAAACCAATACCGGCCGTAACGCATTTGTATAATGCAATGCCATCCATGCATCACCGCGAACCAGGATATATTCCTGCAATTTTCGAAGAGCGGCCTTATACCAGCATTGTGGCCGATGGCATTCACGTTGACTTTGCCATGATACGCCTGGCCAAACGCGAACTTGTCGATAAGCTTTTTCTGATCACAGATGCTGTAACCGCGGCAACGGAAGGCACTTACCAGCACCAGTTTACCGGCGACCGCTACGTAATGCCTGATGGTACTTTATCGGGTTCGAGCCTTACGATGTTAAAGGCTGTACAGAATTGTGTAGACCATGTCGGGATCGATTTGCCGGAGGCAATTAACATGGCAACCTTGTATCCGGCAAGGCTGGCCGGACTTAACAAAGGGCGCGTAGCCGCAGGGTACGATGCTGATTTAACAATTTTTAATGATACCTTTGACATCAGCTTAACATGCCTTAATGGCAAAGTGTATCAGTTTTAG
- the tsf gene encoding translation elongation factor Ts has translation MSTVQISAADVNKLRQQTGAGMMDCKKALTETNGDFEAAIDFLRKKGAKVAASRQDRESKEGVVIARANEDGSKGVIIVLACETDFVAKNAEFIAFANAVANTAVQNLPANVEELGQLEIDLENSRVKIADAILDMTGKIGEKIGVTSYEVLVGEKVIAYIHGNFRLGVLVALSQNAAGADEAGKDVAMQIAAMNPIAVDKDGVDSSTIERELEIAKEQIRAEGKPEEMVEKIAQGKLNKFYKDSTLLNQEFVKDPSKNIAQFLNGVEKGLTVTAFKRVVLGA, from the coding sequence ATGTCTACAGTACAAATTTCTGCAGCAGATGTAAATAAACTGCGCCAGCAAACCGGTGCAGGTATGATGGATTGCAAAAAAGCTTTAACCGAAACTAACGGTGACTTTGAAGCAGCGATCGACTTTTTAAGAAAAAAAGGTGCTAAAGTAGCAGCAAGCCGTCAGGACCGCGAGTCAAAAGAAGGTGTTGTTATTGCACGTGCAAATGAAGATGGTTCTAAAGGTGTAATCATTGTTTTAGCTTGCGAAACTGACTTCGTTGCTAAAAACGCTGAATTTATTGCTTTTGCTAACGCAGTAGCTAACACTGCTGTTCAAAATCTTCCGGCTAACGTTGAAGAGCTTGGCCAGTTAGAAATTGATTTAGAAAACAGCCGTGTTAAAATTGCTGACGCTATTTTAGACATGACCGGTAAAATCGGTGAGAAAATCGGTGTTACTTCTTACGAAGTTTTAGTTGGCGAAAAAGTTATCGCTTACATCCACGGTAACTTCCGTTTAGGTGTATTGGTTGCTTTAAGCCAAAACGCTGCAGGTGCTGACGAAGCTGGTAAAGACGTAGCGATGCAAATTGCTGCCATGAACCCAATTGCTGTTGATAAAGACGGTGTTGATTCATCTACTATCGAGCGCGAATTGGAGATTGCTAAAGAGCAAATCCGTGCCGAAGGTAAACCAGAAGAAATGGTTGAGAAAATTGCACAAGGTAAACTAAACAAATTCTACAAAGATTCAACTTTGTTAAACCAGGAGTTTGTTAAAGACCCTTCAAAAAATATTGCTCAGTTCCTTAACGGGGTTGAGAAAGGCCTTACAGTTACCGCCTTTAAGCGGGTTGTTTTAGGAGCTTAA